Proteins co-encoded in one Ruegeria pomeroyi DSS-3 genomic window:
- a CDS encoding helix-turn-helix domain-containing protein, which yields MLDSRPRELPGFGPRLRRLRRARLMKQSTLAEALDTSQATVSRWEAGAQLPDPKTRHRALDLLTRNVCDDAVLRRLVEHSRDCVHLVDEANHVCLAYSPARARQWGQSQRALLGQSLWPFATVEIQAAEAALDGSDWWDSQVPRPRLFHTSRRVYDALTVVEGGLLWERLYLADGTPVRLCSHAPSPHN from the coding sequence ATGCTCGATTCCAGACCGCGAGAATTGCCCGGCTTCGGCCCTCGTCTGCGCCGCTTGCGGCGGGCGCGGCTGATGAAGCAGTCCACTCTGGCCGAGGCCCTGGACACCAGTCAGGCCACCGTTTCGCGCTGGGAGGCAGGGGCGCAACTGCCCGACCCGAAGACCCGGCACCGGGCGCTGGACCTGCTGACGCGCAATGTCTGCGATGATGCGGTGCTGCGCCGGCTGGTCGAACATTCCCGCGATTGCGTGCATCTGGTGGACGAGGCCAATCATGTCTGCCTTGCCTATTCTCCGGCGCGCGCGCGCCAATGGGGACAATCGCAGCGCGCGCTGCTGGGCCAATCGCTCTGGCCTTTTGCCACGGTCGAAATCCAGGCCGCCGAGGCGGCGCTGGACGGGTCGGACTGGTGGGACAGCCAGGTTCCGCGCCCCCGCCTGTTCCATACCAGCCGACGTGTCTATGATGCGCTGACCGTGGTCGAGGGCGGCCTATTGTGGGAGCGGCTCTATCTCGCCGACGGCACCCCGGTCCGGCTCTGCTCGCATGCGCCCAGCCCGCATAATTAA
- the rpsL gene encoding 30S ribosomal protein S12 translates to MPTIQQLIRKPRQPKVKRSKSQHLEQCPQKRGVCTRVYTTTPKKPNSAMRKVAKVRLTNGYEVISYIPGESHNLQEHSVVLIRGGRVKDLPGVRYHILRGVLDTQGVKDRKQRRSKYGAKRPK, encoded by the coding sequence ATGCCAACGATCCAACAGCTGATCCGCAAGCCGCGGCAGCCGAAAGTAAAACGCTCGAAGTCCCAGCACCTGGAACAGTGCCCGCAGAAACGCGGCGTCTGCACCCGGGTCTATACCACCACTCCGAAGAAACCGAACTCGGCAATGCGTAAGGTTGCCAAGGTCCGCCTGACCAACGGGTACGAGGTCATCTCGTACATCCCCGGTGAGAGCCACAACCTGCAGGAACACTCGGTGGTCCTGATCCGTGGCGGCCGTGTAAAAGACCTTCCCGGCGTGCGTTACCACATCCTGCGCGGTGTTCTGGATACCCAGGGCGTCAAAGACCGTAAGCAGCGTCGTTCGAAATACGGCGCGAAGCGTCCCAAGTAA
- the fusA gene encoding elongation factor G codes for MAREYPLNLYRNFGIMAHIDAGKTTCSERILYYTGKSHNIGEVHDGAATMDWMEQEQERGITITSAATTTFWERTEDGATADTPKHRLNIIDTPGHVDFTIEVERSLAVLDGAVCVLDANAGVEPQTETVWRQADRYKVPRMVFVNKMDKIGADFFNCVRMIEDRTGARAVPVGIPIGAETELEGLVDLVTMEEWLWQGEDLGASWVKAPIRDSLKDMAEEWRGKMIEAAVEEDDDAMMEYLEGNEPDVPTLRKLLRKGTLALHFVPVLGGSAFKNKGVQPLLNAVIDYLPSPLDVVDYMGFKPGDEEEVRNIARRADDNMAFSGLAFKIMNDPFVGSLTFTRVYSGVLKKGDTMLNSTKGKKERVGRMMMMHSNNREEIDEAFAGDIIALAGLKDTTTGDTLCDAKDPVVLETMTFPDPVIEIAVEPKTKGDQEKMSQGLARLAAEDPSFRVETDIESGQTIMKGMGELHLDILVDRLKREFKVEANIGAPQVAYRETISKEVEHTYTHKKQSGGSGQFAEVKLVITPTEPGEGYSFESRIVGGAVPKEYIPGVEKGIKSVMDSGPLAGFPVIDFKVALIDGKFHDVDSSVLAFEIAARMGMREGMKKAGAKLLEPIMKVEVITPEEYTGGIIGDLTSRRGQVSGQESRGNAIAINAFVPLANMFGYINTLRSMSSGRAQFTMLFDHYDPVPQNISDEIQAKYA; via the coding sequence ATGGCACGCGAATATCCGCTGAACCTGTACCGGAACTTCGGTATCATGGCTCACATCGACGCAGGCAAGACGACCTGCTCGGAACGTATCCTGTATTACACCGGCAAATCCCACAACATTGGTGAGGTGCATGACGGCGCCGCCACCATGGACTGGATGGAGCAGGAGCAGGAACGCGGCATCACCATCACCTCGGCTGCGACCACCACCTTCTGGGAGCGCACCGAGGACGGGGCGACCGCCGACACCCCCAAGCACCGCTTGAACATCATCGACACTCCCGGCCACGTCGACTTCACCATCGAAGTCGAGCGTTCGCTGGCCGTGCTCGACGGTGCCGTCTGCGTGCTCGACGCCAACGCCGGTGTCGAACCCCAGACCGAAACCGTGTGGCGTCAGGCTGACCGCTACAAGGTGCCGCGCATGGTGTTCGTCAACAAGATGGACAAGATCGGCGCAGACTTCTTCAACTGCGTGCGCATGATCGAAGACCGCACTGGCGCCCGCGCGGTTCCGGTCGGTATTCCGATTGGTGCCGAAACCGAGCTGGAAGGCCTGGTTGACCTGGTCACCATGGAAGAATGGCTGTGGCAGGGCGAAGATCTCGGCGCAAGCTGGGTCAAGGCCCCGATCCGCGACAGCCTGAAGGACATGGCCGAAGAATGGCGCGGTAAGATGATCGAAGCGGCCGTCGAAGAAGACGACGACGCGATGATGGAATACCTCGAAGGCAACGAGCCCGACGTGCCGACCCTGCGCAAACTGCTGCGCAAGGGCACACTGGCCCTGCATTTCGTGCCGGTTCTGGGTGGCTCCGCCTTCAAGAACAAGGGTGTTCAGCCGCTGCTCAACGCCGTGATCGACTATCTGCCCAGCCCGCTGGACGTTGTCGACTACATGGGCTTCAAGCCCGGCGACGAGGAAGAAGTGCGTAACATCGCGCGTCGCGCCGATGACAACATGGCCTTCTCGGGCCTGGCGTTCAAAATCATGAACGACCCGTTTGTCGGCTCGCTGACCTTTACCCGCGTTTACTCGGGCGTCCTGAAAAAGGGCGACACCATGCTGAACTCGACCAAGGGCAAGAAAGAGCGCGTTGGTCGGATGATGATGATGCACTCGAACAACCGCGAGGAAATCGATGAAGCCTTTGCAGGCGACATCATCGCGCTGGCGGGTCTGAAGGACACCACCACCGGTGACACGCTGTGCGACGCCAAGGATCCGGTGGTTCTGGAAACCATGACCTTCCCCGATCCGGTGATCGAGATCGCGGTCGAGCCCAAGACCAAGGGCGACCAGGAGAAGATGTCCCAGGGTCTGGCCCGTCTGGCCGCCGAAGACCCCTCCTTCCGCGTCGAAACCGACATCGAGTCGGGTCAGACCATCATGAAGGGCATGGGCGAACTTCACCTGGACATCCTGGTGGACCGTCTCAAGCGCGAGTTCAAGGTCGAAGCCAACATCGGTGCGCCTCAGGTGGCCTATCGCGAGACCATCTCGAAAGAGGTCGAGCATACCTACACCCACAAGAAACAGTCGGGTGGTTCGGGTCAGTTCGCCGAGGTCAAGCTGGTCATCACCCCGACCGAGCCGGGCGAAGGCTACTCCTTCGAGAGCCGGATCGTCGGCGGTGCCGTGCCCAAGGAATACATCCCGGGCGTGGAAAAGGGCATCAAGTCCGTCATGGATAGCGGCCCGCTGGCCGGCTTCCCCGTGATCGACTTCAAGGTCGCCCTGATCGACGGTAAGTTCCACGACGTTGACTCCAGCGTTCTGGCCTTCGAAATCGCGGCCCGCATGGGTATGCGCGAAGGCATGAAGAAGGCCGGCGCCAAGCTGCTGGAACCGATCATGAAGGTCGAGGTGATCACTCCCGAGGAGTACACCGGTGGTATCATCGGTGACCTGACCTCGCGTCGGGGTCAGGTGTCGGGGCAGGAAAGCCGTGGCAACGCGATTGCGATCAACGCCTTCGTGCCGCTGGCCAACATGTTCGGCTACATCAACACCCTGCGTTCGATGTCGTCGGGCCGTGCCCAGTTCACCATGCTGTTCGATCACTACGATCCGGTCCCGCAGAACATCTCGGACGAGATCCAGGCAAAATACGCGTAA
- a CDS encoding MFS transporter codes for MARAAGAGYRGIMRLKSNLPPLPLILLLWLAGLGAAGQFAKIAVPFDMVRQLYPDAGAGQGWLLSVISVFGILFGMMAGVLVGRYGSRRLLVAGLALGALMSFWQSAQPGFGAMLASRMIEGLSHLAIVVAAPTLIAQIAPDPLRNFAMTLWSTFFGVAFALVAWIGLPWAQVHGVTGLFLFHGATMAALAVAVWFLLPADTVAAGGETSLRPHALLARHLSAYGSPRIAAPAAGWLFYTLTFVSLVAILPPLLPMHLQATIVGVMPLTSIAVALLVVTPLLRRWPAPGVVMAGFGLSALVLSGFWLGVPTPVLCVLLFATLGLVQGASFAAIPALNASAQDRALANGALAQMGNLGNTLGTPVLLLVLAGWGTGGLLAVVILIYLAGIALHLWLWRRRLRE; via the coding sequence GTGGCGCGCGCTGCCGGGGCGGGGTATCGCGGGATCATGCGCCTGAAATCGAACCTGCCCCCCTTGCCTCTGATCCTGTTGCTCTGGCTGGCCGGCCTGGGCGCGGCGGGGCAATTCGCCAAGATCGCGGTGCCCTTCGACATGGTGCGCCAGCTCTATCCCGATGCGGGCGCGGGGCAGGGCTGGCTGCTGTCAGTGATCAGCGTCTTCGGTATCCTGTTCGGCATGATGGCGGGTGTCTTGGTCGGGCGCTATGGCAGCCGCCGGTTGCTGGTGGCCGGCCTGGCCCTGGGCGCGCTGATGTCGTTTTGGCAGTCCGCTCAGCCCGGCTTTGGCGCCATGCTGGCCAGCCGCATGATCGAGGGCCTGTCGCATCTGGCCATCGTGGTGGCCGCGCCCACCCTGATCGCGCAGATTGCGCCCGATCCCCTGCGCAACTTTGCGATGACGCTGTGGAGCACGTTTTTCGGCGTTGCCTTTGCGCTGGTGGCCTGGATCGGCCTGCCCTGGGCGCAGGTGCATGGGGTGACCGGGCTGTTCCTGTTTCACGGCGCGACCATGGCGGCGTTGGCCGTTGCGGTCTGGTTTCTGCTGCCTGCCGACACGGTCGCCGCCGGTGGTGAAACCAGCCTGCGCCCGCATGCCCTGCTTGCCCGCCACTTGTCGGCCTATGGCTCGCCCCGCATTGCGGCGCCAGCGGCGGGCTGGCTGTTCTATACGCTGACCTTCGTCTCGCTGGTGGCGATCCTGCCGCCGCTGTTGCCCATGCATTTGCAGGCGACCATCGTGGGTGTGATGCCCCTGACCAGCATCGCGGTGGCGCTGCTGGTGGTGACCCCGCTGTTGCGGCGCTGGCCAGCCCCCGGAGTTGTCATGGCAGGGTTCGGTCTGTCGGCGCTGGTTCTGTCGGGTTTCTGGCTGGGGGTGCCGACGCCGGTTCTGTGCGTGCTGCTCTTTGCGACATTGGGGCTGGTGCAGGGGGCGAGTTTTGCCGCGATCCCCGCGCTTAACGCCTCTGCCCAGGATCGCGCGCTGGCCAACGGTGCGCTGGCGCAGATGGGCAATCTGGGCAACACGCTGGGCACGCCGGTGCTGCTGCTGGTGCTGGCGGGCTGGGGAACCGGCGGATTGCTGGCGGTCGTGATCCTGATCTATCTGGCGGGGATCGCGCTGCACCTTTGGTTGTGGCGGCGCCGGTTGCGCGAATAG
- a CDS encoding putative rhamnosyl transferase, with amino-acid sequence MQAIGLCRFSYPAIGGFQVEHETIEERISYLYAEDRLEERFQLLETVALPCLREQTDQNFELIVVIGDTLPKRHGDRLHDLTSDMPQVRIVVEPPRPQRELMKELLNSARTDPSKPCLQFRYDDDDAVSVDFIERFRNALNDCRGLVTTNRTVAVDFNRGYVAELGADGIAATETVRTLYVASLGMYVKGGCRLTIMNFAHEKIGRFMPVISISDVPMWVRSHNGFNDSRQKKVKPVPVVPLTEDQKAEFAARFAIREDHVKRVFSGG; translated from the coding sequence ATGCAGGCCATCGGCCTGTGCCGGTTCTCTTACCCCGCGATCGGCGGATTCCAGGTCGAACACGAGACCATCGAGGAGCGTATCTCTTATCTCTATGCCGAAGACCGGCTGGAGGAACGGTTTCAGCTTCTGGAAACCGTCGCACTGCCCTGCTTGCGTGAGCAGACGGACCAGAACTTCGAGTTGATCGTGGTGATCGGCGACACCCTGCCAAAGCGGCATGGCGACCGGCTGCACGACCTGACCTCGGATATGCCGCAGGTACGGATCGTGGTCGAACCGCCACGCCCGCAACGCGAGCTGATGAAAGAGCTGCTGAACAGCGCCCGCACCGACCCGTCCAAGCCCTGCCTGCAATTTCGTTATGATGACGATGACGCCGTGTCGGTCGATTTCATCGAACGGTTCCGCAATGCACTGAACGACTGTCGCGGCCTTGTTACCACGAACCGTACCGTGGCCGTCGATTTCAATCGGGGTTACGTGGCGGAACTTGGCGCCGACGGGATTGCCGCCACCGAAACGGTACGCACCCTCTATGTCGCTTCGCTGGGAATGTACGTGAAAGGCGGCTGCAGGCTGACGATCATGAACTTCGCACATGAGAAGATCGGGCGCTTCATGCCCGTCATCAGCATTTCCGATGTGCCCATGTGGGTCCGCAGTCACAACGGGTTTAACGACTCGCGCCAGAAGAAGGTCAAACCGGTGCCGGTCGTGCCTCTGACCGAAGATCAGAAAGCGGAATTCGCCGCTCGTTTCGCGATCCGCGAGGATCACGTCAAACGCGTCTTTTCGGGGGGCTGA
- a CDS encoding DMT family transporter: MSPNMRGALLMTGSMAAFTCNDTVVKLLGSEMPLFQILVLRSGLSAVWIYFLARRLGALHLRFGRRDRMLVALRCLSEIGATYFFLTALLNMPLANVTAVLQMLPLTVTLGAALFFGEQVGWRRMLAIGLGFCGMLLIVRPGPDGFTLHAIYAMAAVICVTARDLVTRRMSSHVPSLTVTLATALSVMSFGLVGSLTVDWVPLTTDLGLGLLAASLLVLGGYLFSVMVMRIGEVGFVAPFRYSSLLWALVLGWLVFGDWPDPLTMAGVALVVATGLFTLFRERASRHRG, encoded by the coding sequence ATGTCACCCAATATGCGCGGCGCGCTTCTGATGACAGGAAGCATGGCGGCCTTCACCTGCAACGACACGGTGGTCAAATTGCTGGGAAGCGAAATGCCGCTGTTCCAGATCCTGGTCCTGCGCAGCGGGCTTTCGGCGGTCTGGATCTATTTCCTGGCCCGGAGGCTTGGCGCGCTGCACCTGCGGTTCGGCCGTCGCGACCGGATGCTGGTGGCGCTGCGCTGCCTGTCCGAGATCGGGGCCACCTATTTTTTCCTCACCGCGCTGCTCAACATGCCGCTGGCAAACGTGACCGCGGTGCTGCAGATGCTGCCGCTGACGGTGACACTGGGGGCGGCGCTGTTCTTTGGCGAGCAGGTCGGGTGGCGGCGGATGCTGGCGATCGGGCTGGGCTTCTGCGGTATGCTGTTGATCGTGCGTCCGGGGCCGGACGGATTCACGCTGCACGCGATCTACGCGATGGCGGCGGTGATCTGCGTGACCGCGCGCGATCTGGTGACGCGGCGGATGTCGTCCCATGTGCCCTCGCTGACGGTGACGCTGGCCACCGCACTGTCGGTTATGTCCTTTGGCCTGGTCGGCTCGCTCACGGTCGATTGGGTGCCTTTGACGACCGACCTTGGCCTTGGCCTGCTGGCGGCGTCGCTGCTGGTGCTGGGCGGCTATCTGTTCAGCGTGATGGTGATGCGGATCGGCGAGGTCGGCTTTGTCGCGCCGTTTCGCTACTCCAGCCTGCTCTGGGCGCTGGTTCTGGGGTGGCTGGTCTTTGGCGACTGGCCCGATCCGCTGACCATGGCCGGGGTGGCGCTGGTGGTGGCGACCGGGCTTTTTACCCTGTTCCGCGAACGTGCCTCACGGCATCGGGGCTGA
- the rpsG gene encoding 30S ribosomal protein S7, translating to MSRRHAAEKREVLPDAKFGDKVLTKFMNNLMIDGKKSVAERIVYNAFDRVENKIKRAPVEVFHEALDNIKPSVEVRSRRVGGATYQVPVEVRPERREALAIRWLIAAARNRNENTMEERLAGELLDAVQSRGTAVKKREDTHKMAEANKAFSHYRW from the coding sequence ATGTCCCGTCGTCACGCCGCAGAAAAACGCGAAGTCCTGCCCGACGCCAAATTTGGCGACAAGGTTCTGACCAAGTTCATGAACAACCTGATGATCGACGGCAAGAAGTCGGTCGCAGAGCGCATCGTCTACAACGCCTTTGATCGCGTTGAGAACAAGATCAAGCGCGCCCCCGTCGAAGTGTTCCACGAAGCGCTCGACAACATCAAACCCTCGGTCGAGGTCCGCTCGCGCCGTGTGGGTGGTGCCACCTATCAGGTTCCGGTCGAAGTGCGCCCCGAGCGCCGCGAAGCGCTGGCCATCCGCTGGCTGATCGCCGCTGCGCGCAACCGTAACGAAAACACCATGGAAGAACGCCTCGCCGGCGAGCTGCTGGACGCCGTCCAGTCGCGCGGAACCGCCGTGAAGAAGCGCGAAGACACCCACAAGATGGCCGAGGCGAACAAAGCCTTCAGCCATTACCGCTGGTAA
- a CDS encoding putative rhamnosyl transferase: protein MQVLGLCRFSYLGLGGFKVMHETLEERRAYLYAPARMEDRFRQFEAVTLPSVTGQTDPDFEFLVVIGECFPDSYRARLEDLVRGVPQVRIRAYPPLRHRTAMAQALDDHRRDMDAPCLQFRLDDDDGMARDFVARYREVAADTEALWRKHPAVAVDFNTGYVFRCGKRGIEISPFQFAYSAIALGVIVAPGHREGIMHFGHHKLWTVMPTITVPGEDMMLRGHNEFNDSRAKPGAKQFSYQPLDADEEAYFKARFNVDNARVREIFSAPMP from the coding sequence ATGCAGGTTCTGGGTCTTTGCCGGTTCAGCTACCTGGGCCTTGGCGGGTTCAAGGTGATGCATGAAACGCTCGAAGAGCGGCGCGCCTATCTCTATGCGCCCGCCCGGATGGAGGACCGGTTCCGCCAGTTCGAGGCGGTCACCCTGCCCTCGGTCACGGGCCAGACCGACCCGGATTTCGAGTTTCTGGTGGTGATCGGCGAATGCTTTCCCGACAGTTACCGGGCCCGGCTGGAGGACCTGGTGCGGGGCGTGCCCCAGGTCCGGATCCGCGCCTATCCACCGCTGCGCCACCGCACCGCGATGGCGCAGGCGCTGGACGATCACCGCCGCGACATGGATGCGCCCTGTCTGCAGTTCCGGCTGGATGACGATGACGGCATGGCGCGCGATTTCGTCGCCCGCTATCGCGAGGTCGCCGCCGATACCGAGGCGCTTTGGCGCAAACACCCTGCGGTGGCGGTCGATTTCAACACCGGCTATGTGTTTCGCTGCGGGAAACGCGGGATCGAGATCAGCCCGTTCCAGTTCGCCTACAGCGCCATCGCGCTTGGGGTGATCGTTGCCCCCGGCCATCGCGAGGGGATCATGCATTTCGGTCATCACAAGCTGTGGACGGTGATGCCGACGATCACGGTCCCGGGCGAGGACATGATGCTGCGCGGCCATAACGAATTTAACGATTCCCGCGCCAAGCCGGGCGCCAAACAGTTCAGCTATCAACCGCTCGATGCCGACGAGGAGGCCTATTTCAAGGCCCGCTTCAATGTCGACAATGCCCGCGTGCGCGAGATTTTCTCAGCCCCGATGCCGTGA